A single genomic interval of Alistipes provencensis harbors:
- the rpoC gene encoding DNA-directed RNA polymerase subunit beta', whose amino-acid sequence MSITKDNKPNNGYSRISIGLASPEEILAQSSGEVLKPETINYRTYKPERDGLFCERIFGPVKDYECHCGKYKRIRYKGIVCDRCGVEVTEKKVRRERMGHISLVVPVVHIWYFRSLPSKIGYLLGIPSKKLEAIIYYERYVVINAGAASEQGIERLATLSEKEYLDVVAALPKGNQSLDDSDPNKFVAMMGAEAVYTLLKQVELDSMSYSLRHKASTETSQQRKSEALKCLNVIESFRASEGKNKPEWMVLNVIPVIPPELRPLVPLDGGRFATSDLNDLYRRVIIRNNRLKRLIEIKAPEVILRNEKRMLQEAVDSLFDNSRKSNAVKNESNRPLKSLSDSLKGKQGRFRQNLLGKRVDYSARSVIVVGPELKMHEMGIPKDMAAELYKPFVIRKLIERGIVKTVKSAKKIIDRKDPVIWGILENVIKGHPVLMNRAPTLHRLGIQAFQPKLIEGKAMQLHPLACTAFNADFDGDQMAVHLPLGNAAILEAQLLMLGSHNVLNPANGAPITVPSQDMVLGLYYITKPRRGVKGEGRVFYGAEEAIIAYNEGRADLHAIVKCMVDDLDEQGNEVRVLKETTIGRILFNQVVPKEVGYINEILTKRSLRDIIAVVMKKAGADKVAAFLDDIKNMGYQMAFKGGLSFNLDAVIIPEEKEKLVQEGYERSDAIMEDYNMGLITNNERYNQIIDVWTNINTKLTKVVIETLIKDNDGFNPVYMMLDSGARGSKEQIRQLSGMRGLMAKPQKSGVEGGQQVIENPILSNFKEGLSVLEYFISTHGARKGLADTALKTADAGYLTRRLVDVAQDVIINEKDCGTLRGLTATAIKRNDDVVQTLYDRILGRVALNDVIHPLTGEVICKAGEEITEPIAEAIEKSPLESVEIRSVLTCESRRGVCAKCYGRNLATARMVQKGEVVGVIAAQSIGEPGTQLTLRTFHVGGVAGGTAVETNVVSKYEGRLEIDELRTVKGKNAAGEAIDIVISRQSEFRIVDPKTEIVLYTHNLPYGATLFMADGAEVKKGDLICEWDPYNAVIISEFEGRAVYDSVIEGITYRDERDEQTGLSEKVVIESKDKTKNPVIKIVDKEGLEVKQYNLPVGAHVVVKDNAKIKAGDILIKIPRAVGKSGGDITGGLPRVTELFEARNPSNPAIVSEIDGEVSFGKIKRGNREIIITSKQGDVKRYLVPLSRQIIVQENDYVKAGSPLSDGAITPSDILNILGPTKVQEYIVNEVQEVYRMQGVKINDKHFEVIVRQMMNKVKIEDPGDTRFFEDQIIDKWEFMDVNDELYDKVVVTDAGDSTTLQPGQIVSLRKLRDENSSLKRRDQRPVQVRDIVPATSTQVLQGITRAALQTSSFISAASFQETTKVLNEAAIQAKVDPLENLKENVICGHLIPGGTGLRDYDDLVVGSKAELESLQQAQ is encoded by the coding sequence ATGTCAATTACCAAAGACAATAAACCGAATAATGGTTACAGCCGGATTTCGATCGGCCTGGCCTCCCCCGAGGAGATTCTGGCCCAGTCGAGCGGCGAGGTGCTGAAGCCCGAAACCATTAACTACCGTACCTACAAGCCCGAGCGCGACGGTCTGTTCTGCGAGCGGATTTTCGGTCCGGTGAAGGATTACGAGTGCCATTGCGGTAAGTACAAGCGCATCCGTTACAAAGGCATCGTCTGCGACCGCTGCGGCGTGGAGGTGACCGAGAAGAAGGTGCGCCGTGAACGCATGGGACACATCTCGCTGGTGGTTCCGGTGGTGCATATCTGGTATTTCCGCTCGCTGCCTTCGAAGATCGGCTACCTGTTAGGTATCCCGTCGAAGAAGCTCGAGGCGATCATCTACTACGAGCGCTATGTCGTGATCAATGCCGGTGCCGCTTCCGAGCAGGGCATCGAGCGTCTGGCCACGCTTTCGGAGAAGGAGTACCTCGACGTCGTGGCCGCGCTGCCCAAGGGCAACCAGTCGCTCGACGATTCGGACCCCAACAAGTTCGTCGCCATGATGGGCGCCGAGGCGGTCTACACGCTGCTGAAGCAGGTGGAGCTCGACTCGATGTCCTATTCGCTGCGCCATAAGGCCTCGACCGAGACCTCGCAGCAGCGTAAGTCCGAGGCGCTGAAGTGTCTGAACGTCATCGAGTCGTTCCGCGCTTCGGAGGGCAAGAACAAGCCCGAGTGGATGGTGCTGAACGTGATTCCGGTGATCCCGCCCGAGCTGCGCCCGCTGGTGCCGCTGGACGGCGGACGTTTCGCCACGTCGGACCTGAACGACCTCTACCGTCGTGTCATCATCCGCAACAACCGCCTCAAGCGCCTGATCGAGATCAAGGCCCCGGAGGTGATTCTGCGCAACGAGAAGCGTATGTTGCAGGAGGCTGTCGACTCGCTGTTCGACAACTCGCGCAAGTCGAACGCCGTGAAGAACGAGTCGAACCGTCCGCTCAAGTCGCTGTCGGATTCGCTCAAGGGCAAGCAGGGCCGTTTCCGTCAGAACCTGCTGGGTAAGCGTGTCGACTATTCGGCCCGTTCGGTCATTGTCGTCGGCCCCGAGCTGAAGATGCACGAGATGGGTATTCCGAAGGACATGGCTGCCGAGCTGTACAAGCCGTTCGTGATCCGCAAGCTCATCGAGCGCGGCATCGTCAAGACGGTGAAGTCGGCCAAGAAGATCATCGACCGCAAGGACCCCGTGATCTGGGGCATTCTGGAGAACGTCATCAAGGGACACCCCGTGCTGATGAACCGCGCCCCGACGCTGCACCGACTGGGTATTCAGGCGTTCCAGCCCAAGCTGATCGAGGGTAAGGCCATGCAGTTGCACCCGCTGGCCTGTACGGCGTTCAACGCCGACTTCGACGGCGACCAGATGGCCGTGCACCTGCCGCTGGGCAATGCCGCCATTCTGGAGGCCCAGTTGCTGATGCTGGGTTCGCACAACGTCCTCAATCCCGCGAACGGTGCGCCTATCACGGTGCCTTCGCAGGACATGGTCCTCGGTCTTTACTACATCACCAAGCCCCGCAGGGGCGTGAAGGGCGAAGGCCGGGTGTTCTACGGCGCCGAGGAGGCGATCATCGCCTACAACGAGGGCCGGGCCGACCTGCACGCCATTGTGAAGTGCATGGTCGACGATCTGGACGAGCAGGGCAACGAGGTGCGCGTGCTGAAGGAGACGACCATCGGCCGCATTCTCTTCAACCAAGTGGTTCCCAAGGAGGTAGGATATATCAATGAGATTCTGACGAAGCGTTCGCTGCGCGATATCATTGCCGTCGTGATGAAGAAGGCCGGTGCCGACAAGGTGGCCGCATTCCTCGACGATATCAAGAACATGGGTTATCAGATGGCCTTCAAGGGCGGTCTGTCGTTCAACCTCGATGCCGTGATTATCCCCGAAGAGAAGGAGAAACTCGTGCAGGAGGGTTACGAACGTTCGGACGCCATCATGGAGGACTACAACATGGGTCTGATCACCAACAACGAGCGTTACAACCAGATCATCGATGTCTGGACGAACATCAATACCAAGCTGACGAAGGTTGTGATCGAAACGCTGATCAAGGACAACGACGGTTTCAACCCGGTGTACATGATGCTCGACTCCGGAGCCCGTGGTTCGAAGGAGCAGATCCGTCAGTTGAGCGGTATGCGCGGTCTGATGGCCAAGCCGCAGAAATCGGGTGTCGAGGGTGGCCAGCAGGTCATCGAGAACCCGATCCTCTCGAACTTCAAGGAGGGACTTTCGGTGCTCGAGTACTTCATCTCGACCCACGGTGCCCGTAAGGGTCTTGCCGATACCGCCCTGAAGACGGCCGACGCCGGTTATCTGACGCGCCGTCTGGTGGACGTGGCGCAGGACGTCATCATCAACGAGAAGGACTGCGGCACGCTGCGCGGCCTGACGGCTACGGCCATCAAGCGCAACGACGACGTGGTGCAGACGCTCTACGACCGTATTCTGGGCCGCGTGGCCCTGAACGACGTGATCCACCCGCTGACGGGCGAGGTGATCTGCAAGGCCGGTGAGGAGATCACCGAACCCATCGCTGAAGCCATCGAGAAGTCGCCGCTGGAGTCCGTCGAAATCCGTTCGGTGCTGACCTGCGAGTCGCGCCGCGGCGTCTGCGCGAAGTGCTACGGCCGCAATCTGGCTACGGCCCGCATGGTTCAGAAGGGCGAAGTTGTCGGCGTGATCGCCGCACAGTCCATCGGCGAGCCGGGTACGCAGTTGACCCTGCGTACGTTCCACGTCGGCGGTGTGGCCGGCGGCACGGCTGTCGAGACCAACGTCGTTTCGAAATACGAGGGACGTCTGGAGATCGACGAGCTGCGTACCGTCAAGGGCAAGAATGCGGCCGGCGAGGCGATCGACATCGTGATTTCGCGTCAGTCGGAATTCCGCATCGTCGATCCCAAGACCGAGATCGTACTCTATACGCACAACCTGCCTTACGGCGCGACGCTCTTCATGGCGGACGGCGCCGAGGTCAAGAAGGGCGACCTGATCTGCGAGTGGGACCCGTACAACGCCGTTATCATTTCGGAGTTCGAGGGCCGTGCCGTTTACGACAGCGTCATCGAGGGTATCACCTACCGCGACGAGCGCGACGAGCAGACGGGTCTTTCGGAGAAGGTCGTCATCGAGTCGAAAGACAAGACCAAGAACCCCGTCATCAAGATCGTCGACAAGGAGGGCCTCGAGGTCAAGCAGTACAACCTGCCCGTGGGCGCTCACGTCGTGGTGAAGGACAACGCCAAGATCAAGGCCGGCGATATCCTGATCAAGATTCCGCGTGCCGTCGGCAAGTCGGGCGGCGACATCACCGGCGGTCTGCCGCGTGTTACGGAGCTCTTCGAGGCCCGCAACCCGTCGAACCCCGCCATCGTCTCGGAGATCGACGGCGAGGTGTCGTTCGGCAAGATCAAGCGCGGTAACCGCGAGATCATCATCACCTCGAAGCAGGGTGACGTGAAGCGTTATCTGGTGCCCCTGTCGCGCCAGATCATCGTGCAGGAGAACGATTATGTGAAGGCCGGCAGCCCGCTGTCGGACGGCGCGATCACTCCGAGCGACATCCTCAATATCCTCGGCCCGACGAAGGTGCAGGAGTACATCGTCAACGAGGTGCAGGAGGTATACCGCATGCAGGGTGTGAAGATCAACGACAAGCATTTCGAGGTCATCGTCCGCCAGATGATGAACAAGGTGAAGATCGAGGACCCGGGAGACACCCGTTTCTTCGAGGACCAGATAATCGACAAGTGGGAGTTCATGGACGTGAACGACGAACTCTACGACAAGGTGGTCGTGACCGATGCCGGCGACTCGACGACGCTGCAGCCCGGACAGATCGTGTCGCTGCGTAAGCTGCGCGACGAGAATTCGAGCCTCAAGCGCCGCGACCAGCGTCCGGTTCAGGTGCGCGACATCGTGCCCGCAACCTCGACTCAGGTGTTGCAGGGTATCACCCGCGCCGCACTGCAAACCTCGAGCTTCATCTCGGCGGCTTCCTTCCAAGAGACCACCAAGGTTCTGAACGAGGCGGCCATTCAGGCCAAGGTCGATCCGCTGGAGAACCTGAAGGAGAACGTGATCTGCGGTCACCTGATCCCCGGCGGTACGGGCCTTCGCGACTACGACGACCTCGTGGTCGGTTCGAAAGCCGAACTGGAGTCGCTCCAGCAGGCGCAGTAA